AAACGGAAGTGCATTACATCGCCATCCTTTACGATATACTCCTTTCCTTCTACTCCCATTTTTCCTGCTTCCTTTACTTTGGCCTCGCTACCGTAAGTAACAAAATCGTCGTATTTTATAACTTCGGCGCGGATAAAGCCTTTCTCAAAATCGGTGTGAATAACACCGGCCGCCTGAGGTGCTGTAGCACCAACGGGAATGGTCCACGCCCGTACTTCCTTTACACCGGCCGTAAAATAGGTTTGCAGGTTTAGCAGTTTATAGGCACTACGAATTAATTTAGCAGAACCCGCCTCGTCCAATCCCAAATCTTCCAAAAACATTTGGCGTTCTTCGAAGGTGTCGAGTTCGGTAATATCGGCTTCGGTGCCAACTGCCAAAACTAAAACCTCGGCATTTTCATCGGCTACCGCTGCTCTTACTTTATCCACATAGTCGTTGCCCGTTGCGGCTGCAGCTTCATCTACATTACAAACGTAAAGCACAGGCTTGTCTGTTATAAATTGGGAGTCGGCTATATACTCCTCACGTTCCTCGGCAGAAAGTTCAATTGCCCGAACGGAGATTCCGGCTTCTAGACCCGTTTTTACCTTTAACAAAGCTGCCTCTTCTTTTTGTGCTTCTTTATTTCCGGTACGAGCCGCGCGTTTTACTTTTTCCAGTTTTTTGTCTACCGTTTCCAGATCTTTTAATTGCAGTTCAATATCTATTGTTTCCTTATCGCGAATAGGATTTACGCTACCATCTACGTGTACAATATTATCATCGTTAAAACAACGCAATACATGAAGAATAGCATCGGTTTCGCGGATGTTGCTCAAAAACTGGTTGCCGAGCCCCTCCCCTTTGCTGGCTCCTTTTACAAGGCCTGCAATATCTACTATTTCAACAGTTGCAGGTAGTACGCGCTCTGGTTTTACCAATTCCTCCAACTTTAACAAGCGCTTGTCCGGTACATTTACAACGCCAATATTAGGCTCGATGGTACAGAAGGGAAAATTGGCACTCTGTGCCTTTGCATTGGACAAACAATTAAAAAGAGTGGATTTTCCAACGTTTGGCAATCCTACAATACCTGCTTTCATAGTAATAATCTTTATTTAATTTTAAAATGGCTTAGCGCGCTAAGTTTTAAAATGCTGGAAATATTTTTCAATTTAAAAATCGATTCCGAAAAACGTTTTGCGTTATACGCTTCAACCTATCTCTTATTAATTTTAGCTTTATATGCTGAAATTTTTAAGAGGTGCAAATATACATCTTCAAAGCATACAATCAAGACTTCGTTTAAAATGCTTTTCAGAAAAAGATTGGGGATATTTTCACTAAAATTTTTGAATAACTTAACTATTGTAACGCTATGTTTACACTAGAAACCTTAATAACCAAAATTATGAAACGTATTGTAATGAGTATAGCCGTGGCTGTTTTTACCTTTTCGGCACTACAGGCCCAGGAAAATAAAACCGTTCGGGAAGAATCTACCGTAAAGCGCGTTATTACCAAAGAAGGTAGTGATGTAAAGATTAAAGAGGTAAAAAACACCGATACCGAAAGCGGGGTGGTAGTTGTAAAGGACAACAACCAAACCAACCAGGAATTTAAGGAAACTACGAAAAGGGATTCCGATAAAAAAGTGCTGGTAGATGAAGTTGTGGTAGATCGGGAGAACGAGGCAATGATTGCTGCAAAGAAAGCGCAGGTACAGGCACAGTTGGAAGCTTCTAAAAAAGAACAGGCTGCTTTGGCTGCTAAAAGAAAGGCGGAATTCGAAGCAAAAAAAGCTAAGATGGCGCAGGAATTGGCCGAAAGAAGAGCGCAGTTGGAAACGCGTCCGAAAGGGATGGCCAAATTAGATAACGACTAAAAAACTATAAATACTAAGTTCCATTTCGGGATTTCGGTTGGAACATAGGGCTTTTGCGGTGGCTTATTTGCGATGAATATTCAATTTTATTTGAAAAATAGTATCGTAAAAATTATAGTTTAAAGCGAACATTAGCGATTATTTTAAGAAATTTTATTAAATAAGCAAGAATCGTTGAATATTTTAAGAATTAGTTATCATTTAATATTTCGTTTTAACAGCTACAGCAAATATATTTGTAATTAGAAAATCAAACCAAAATATAACACTATGAAAAAGACACTCTTAATTATTGCATTGGCAGCTTTTACGGCTGGTTTTGCACAAGAAAATAAAAATAAGAAATCTGAAACGGTAGTTACAAAGACTGCTGTAAAAAGTGAAAAAGGCACAGAGGTATCAACCAAAGCCGTTACAAAAACCAAAAAGCAGATTTTAGCTTTAGACGATAGTGACGCAAACCAGACCAACCAAAGTGTTGTGATGAAGCCCGCCAAGGTAAATACCGATGTAAGCTATGATTACGATGGCAACCGATTTCAGTTTTTAAATCAGAAAGACAAAGATGGGTACAGATTAATGACCGTAAAGGACAATGCTACCCAGGAAGAGTACGCAATTATAAAGCCTACTTCACAAAATGGTTATTATATAATGTCTAGGGATGGGAAGTCGTCTTTTGGATATTTTAATGCGGATGGAAACTTTGTTGTTGAGCGTTACGACGCAAATCTAGACGCCATTGTTTCTGACGTTTATAAGTTGCAGATGAAAAGCAATGCAGCGGTAAAAGAATAATTTTCGCTTAACTCCCCTACATACAAATCGCCCTTCAAATTTAATTATTTGAAGGGCGATTTATTTTTGTTGAAATATATAAAAATTTACTTTTTGTGCATAAAGGCTTGCTTGGCCAGTAGTTCCTCATCGGTTTCTACGTTGTCCTCATCGGGAACGCAGCAATCTACGGGGCATACGGCGGCACATTGTGGTTCATCATGAAAACCTTTGCACTCGGTACATTTATCTGCTACTATAAAGTATATTTCGTCGCTTACAGGTTCTTGAGCTTCATTAGCATCTACCTGTTTTCCATTTGGAAGCACAACATTGCCTTCCAAGTCGGTGCCATCGGCATAACGCCAATCGTCGGCACCTTCATATATTGCCGTATTCGGGCATTCGGGCTCGCAAGCACCGCAGTTTATACATTCGTCTGTTATTATAATTGCCATGGTATTTACTTTTTCTAACTTTGCACAAATTTAATGCCTATAAAGGGTAACTCCAAAGGAAGTATGCAAATAAAGGACAGAATTAACGCTTTTATCAAATTAGGGAAATTTCTTGGCGAAATTAACACCGAAACCAATCATATTTTAAAGAAAGCCGAAGCGGAAAACGGATGGTTTACCCCGGATAATATATCATTTGCCTTAAAAAATTGGAGTCAGGCGCTGAGTGAAGAAAATTTGGAGCAGTGGGTTGCAGCGTATAATTTGGAGGAAGCACAGCCAAAAACCGTCGCTATTATTATGGCGGGCAATATTCCATTGGTGGGATTCCACGATTTTCTCTCTGTGTTAATTACGGGAAACAAGGTTTTGGCGAAGCTTTCGTCTAACGATAAAACCTTACTGCCCTATCTGGCAAGCCATTTAATATCCGTTGAGCCCAGATTTAAGGATTTAATTGAATTTACCGAAGGGAGACTGCAAAACTTTGATGCGGTAATAGCTACCGGAAGTAATAATACGGCGCGCTATTTTGAATATTACTTTGGAAAATACCCGAATATTATCCGCAAAAACCGAAATTCGGTTGCAGTGTTAACTGGGGAAGAAACCGAAGCTGAACTCGTAAAACTCGCCGACGATATTTTTAGGTATTTTGGATTGGGCTGCCGCAACGTTTCAAAAATTTACATTCCCGAAAACTATAATTTTGAAGCGTTTTTTAAGGCTATGTATAGTTGGAAGGCAATTATAAACAACCATAAGTACATCAATAATTACGATTACAACAAGGCGGTGTATTTAATGGACAGTTTTCCGCTCTTAGACAATGAGTTTATGATACTAAAGCAAGATACTGGCTTCTCCTCGCCTATTTCGGTGGTTTTTTACGAATTCTACCCAGGGTTGGAAAGTTTAAAAGCAGATTTAAAGGCGAATGAAATGCAGATTCAATGTTTGGTTTCAAAAGCAGGGTTTACCAATGAAGTTGCTTTTGGGGAAGCGCAACACCCACAACTTTGGGATTATGCCGACGGGGTAGATACGGTGGCATTTTTATTAAAAATTTAATGGGATACCCAGCAACTACGGCAAGTATATTTTATTTTTCAACCTAAAAAGCAACGGTATTAATTTGGGAGAATTATATAATTCCTACGGTTGATACTTCCTTGATAAAAAAACCATAATTGCCCAATATTTTAACTGCATAATTCACATCTTTGTTGTATAAATTTCACAAAAAATGAAGAAACATAATTTTAGCGCAGGGCCTTGCATATTACCGCAATCGGTTTTGCAACAAGCTGCCGCAGCTGTAAAAAACTTCAACGATTTAAACCTTTCGTTATTGGAAATTTCGCACCGAAGCAAAGATTTTGTTGCGGTAATGGACACTGCCCGAAGTTTGGCATTAACGCATTTGGGGCTTCAGAATAAAGGATACCAAGCCTTATTTTTGCAAGGTGGGGCGAGTATGCAGTTTTTGATGACGGCTTATAATTTATTGGAAAAAAAAGCGGCGTATTTAAACACCGGCACTTGGAGCGACAAGGCCATAAAAGAGGCTAAGCTCTTGGGGGAAGTGGTGGAAGTAGCATCATCAAAAAGCGATAACTTTAATTATATCCCAAAAAACTATAGTATTCCGGGCGATGCGGATTACTTTCACTGTACCAGTAATAATACCATTTTTGGTACGCAACTACAGCAGTTTCCCGAAACCGACATCCCGATGGTTTGCGATATGAGCAGCGATATTTTTTCGCGGCAGTTGGATTTTTCAAAATTCGATTTAATATATGCCGGGGCGCAAAAAAATATGGGGCCGGCGGGAGCTACGTTGGTGGTGGTAAAGGAAGAAATACTCGGAAAGGTTTCGCGCGCCATTCCATCTATGCTTAATTACAAGGTGCAGATAGGGAAAGAGAGTATGTTTAATACGCCATCGGTATTTGCGGTGTATGTTTCAATGTTGACCCTACAGTGGTTGGAGGATGCTGGGGGAATTTCTGCAATAGAAAAGGTAAACAATCAAAAGGCCGCCCTTCTTTATGCCGAAATAGATAGAAACTCACTTTTTGAAGGCTATGTAGCCAAGAAAGAGGACCGTTCTAAAATGAATGCCACCTTTAATTTAAAGGACGAACAGTTAAAAGCCACCTTTGACGATACTTTAAAACAGGCTGGTATTAGCGGGATAAACGGGCACCGTAGTGTTGGCGGGTACAGAGCATCTATGTATAATGCGCTGCCTTTGGAAAGTGTGGCGGTTTTGGTAGATGTTATGCAAACGGTTGAAAAAGGCGCTTAAAACTTAAAAGCGTAACAGCAGTAAAAATTATGGGTTGAATTTTGAATTCCCAAGAAGAATAAAATTAATAATAGGAAAGAATAAAACATGAAGATATTAGCAAATGACGGTATTTCAAAAAGCGGAGTAAAAGCGTTGGAAAATGCAGGTTTTGAAGTAATAGTAGTAAGTGTAGCGCAGGAACAGCTTCAAAATTACATCAACGAACACCATATAGAAGTACTTTTGGTACGCAGTGCCACCAAAGTGCGGAAAGATTTAATAGACAACTGCCCATCGTTAAAAATAATAGGTCGCGGTGGCGTTGGCATGGACAATATAGATGTGGATTACGCACTAAAAAACGGAATAAACGTAATAAATACCCCGGCGGCTTCTTCGGAGTCGGTTGCCGAGTTGGTATTTGCACATTTGTTTGGGGGCGTTCGCTATCTTCACGATGCCAATAGAAATATGCCATTAGACGGCGATACCAAGTTTAAGGAATTAAAGAAGAGTTACGGCTCGGGGCGCGAATTGCGCGGAAAAACATTGGGAATTATAGGCTTTGGGCGAATTGGGCGGCAGGTAGCCAAAATAGCTTTGGGCTGTGGGATGAAAGTAATTGCCAGCGACCACGAAGTTGGGGAAGCCGATATTACGCTTACTTTTTACGACGGACAGGAGGTTACTTTAAAAATAAAGACCGCGCCAATAGATAAGCTTATCAAAAAGAGCGATTTTATTAGTTTGCACGTGCCTTCACAATCGGGGTATTTAATTGGAAAAGACGAAATTGCCAAAATGAAAGACGGCGTGGGCATTGTGAACACTGCACGCGGTGGGATACTTAACGAAGCTGCACTTTTGGAAGCTATTGAGGATGGGAAGGTTTCGTTCGCGGCCTTGGATGTTTTTGAGAATGAGCCCACTCCTTCGATTAAAGTTTTAATGAATGACGCTATTTCGCTTACGCCACATATTGGTGCCGCCACAAACGAAGCGCAGGACCGTATAGGCATTGAGCTTGCCGAACAAATAATAAGCTTATTGACGAAGGCCTAAATAATTTTATTTACTTTAGTTGCCTACTAACTTAAACATCAGAAAATTATGCCTTCAATTTTAGATCTTCTCAGCAGCGATATGGGGCAGCAGCTTATTACTGCCGCAAGTGCCAAAACCGGTGAAACTCCCGAAAAAACTGCAAATGTATTGAGCATGGCGTTACCTGT
This region of Aequorivita marisscotiae genomic DNA includes:
- a CDS encoding 4Fe-4S binding protein — its product is MAIIITDECINCGACEPECPNTAIYEGADDWRYADGTDLEGNVVLPNGKQVDANEAQEPVSDEIYFIVADKCTECKGFHDEPQCAAVCPVDCCVPDEDNVETDEELLAKQAFMHKK
- the ychF gene encoding redox-regulated ATPase YchF; the protein is MKAGIVGLPNVGKSTLFNCLSNAKAQSANFPFCTIEPNIGVVNVPDKRLLKLEELVKPERVLPATVEIVDIAGLVKGASKGEGLGNQFLSNIRETDAILHVLRCFNDDNIVHVDGSVNPIRDKETIDIELQLKDLETVDKKLEKVKRAARTGNKEAQKEEAALLKVKTGLEAGISVRAIELSAEEREEYIADSQFITDKPVLYVCNVDEAAAATGNDYVDKVRAAVADENAEVLVLAVGTEADITELDTFEERQMFLEDLGLDEAGSAKLIRSAYKLLNLQTYFTAGVKEVRAWTIPVGATAPQAAGVIHTDFEKGFIRAEVIKYDDFVTYGSEAKVKEAGKMGVEGKEYIVKDGDVMHFRFNV
- the serC gene encoding 3-phosphoserine/phosphohydroxythreonine transaminase → MKKHNFSAGPCILPQSVLQQAAAAVKNFNDLNLSLLEISHRSKDFVAVMDTARSLALTHLGLQNKGYQALFLQGGASMQFLMTAYNLLEKKAAYLNTGTWSDKAIKEAKLLGEVVEVASSKSDNFNYIPKNYSIPGDADYFHCTSNNTIFGTQLQQFPETDIPMVCDMSSDIFSRQLDFSKFDLIYAGAQKNMGPAGATLVVVKEEILGKVSRAIPSMLNYKVQIGKESMFNTPSVFAVYVSMLTLQWLEDAGGISAIEKVNNQKAALLYAEIDRNSLFEGYVAKKEDRSKMNATFNLKDEQLKATFDDTLKQAGISGINGHRSVGGYRASMYNALPLESVAVLVDVMQTVEKGA
- a CDS encoding D-2-hydroxyacid dehydrogenase, which gives rise to MKILANDGISKSGVKALENAGFEVIVVSVAQEQLQNYINEHHIEVLLVRSATKVRKDLIDNCPSLKIIGRGGVGMDNIDVDYALKNGINVINTPAASSESVAELVFAHLFGGVRYLHDANRNMPLDGDTKFKELKKSYGSGRELRGKTLGIIGFGRIGRQVAKIALGCGMKVIASDHEVGEADITLTFYDGQEVTLKIKTAPIDKLIKKSDFISLHVPSQSGYLIGKDEIAKMKDGVGIVNTARGGILNEAALLEAIEDGKVSFAALDVFENEPTPSIKVLMNDAISLTPHIGAATNEAQDRIGIELAEQIISLLTKA
- a CDS encoding acyl-CoA reductase, whose translation is MQIKDRINAFIKLGKFLGEINTETNHILKKAEAENGWFTPDNISFALKNWSQALSEENLEQWVAAYNLEEAQPKTVAIIMAGNIPLVGFHDFLSVLITGNKVLAKLSSNDKTLLPYLASHLISVEPRFKDLIEFTEGRLQNFDAVIATGSNNTARYFEYYFGKYPNIIRKNRNSVAVLTGEETEAELVKLADDIFRYFGLGCRNVSKIYIPENYNFEAFFKAMYSWKAIINNHKYINNYDYNKAVYLMDSFPLLDNEFMILKQDTGFSSPISVVFYEFYPGLESLKADLKANEMQIQCLVSKAGFTNEVAFGEAQHPQLWDYADGVDTVAFLLKI